The Agreia sp. COWG nucleotide sequence ACGGTGACGGGGATGAGCGAATGCAGAACCGGCAGGAAGCGGGAGAGGAACACGGCTATTCCGCCGCGGCGGTCGAGGTAGCGCTCGGCCCTGGCCCAGTTGCGTTCGCCGACCCGGCGGCCCAGAGCGGAGTGTCTGATTCGCGGCCCGAAGTATCGGCCGAGCGCGAAGCCGATGCTCTCTCCCGCCAGCGCTCCCACGATGGCGGCCAGGGCGAGCCCGAAGTATTGAGCGGGGCCCTGCACGCCCGTAGCGGTGACGAGCAGCACGGTGTCGCCCGGAACGATCAGGCCGAGCAGGATGCTGGTTTCGAGCAGCATAGCCACGCCCGCGATCAGCGTGCGCCAGACCGGATCGACGCTCGACACCGTGTCCAGGATCCAGCTCAGCGCATCGTTCACGACCCGAGCCTATGGCGTCTCAGACGAGTCGAACTGGGGATGCGCCGAGCGGCGGCTGCACGCGCCGCGAACGCGCGCTGAATCACAGCAGACGGAGAAGAACCGCGGCCGGGGCGGCGACGAGCGCTACCGACAGCGCCAGCACGACGAGGCGCGCTCCGCGCCCCAGCGCGGCGGGAGGATTCAGAAGGCGTGAGACCCGGGCGCCGAGCGTCTCGGGATCGGCCTGGGGAATGAGGTCGTCCGTCGCCGGCGCAGTGATGGCCGGATCGCCGTCGCGCCAGGGGGAGCCCACGATGGCGATCGCCGTGGCCAGTGAGGAGTCGTCGACCTCGCGCCGCGCGTCGTCGTCGGCGAGCATCTCCACGAGCAGGGCGACCGCCTTCTCCGCCCGATTGGCGATGGGAAACCAGGGGAGGGCGCTGTTCCAGGCCTTGAAGGCGAGGAGCACCAGATGGTGGTACTGGCGCAGGTGCGCCCGCTCGTGGGCCAGGACGGCGCGCAACTGCGCGGCATCCAGAACCCGCACGAGCCCCTCGGTGAGCACGGTGATCGATCGGACCCCGGGCAGGCAGTACGCCACGGGGGCGGGAAAGTCGAGCACCCGCGTTCCGGGGCTGCCCTTCACCGGGGAGCTGAGCAGGGCCACCAGGGCGCGGTGCCTGTGTCTCTCCCTCTCGGTGGTCACCGCGGTGGAGACGAGGCTGAGGATCAGGTGCGCCCCGAGCACCAATGCGCCACCCAGTGAGACGAGTTGCAGGGCCCCGGTGGCCGAGGGGAGGGGCCCGTTGAGTACCCGTCCGGAAAGCAGGGACGACGCCACGCCGACGTTGTCATCGAAGGGAGTGAGCCCGAAGGCGAGGAGGGCACCGATCATCGACAGGCCGCCCGAGAGGGCGATCGCCTGCCACAGGGCGAGGGCCGTGCCCGGCGCGCGCGCCGGCCATGCGGCGCGCGCGAGCACGATCGGCACGGGCCAGGCGAGGGCGAAGGCCAGG carries:
- a CDS encoding DedA family protein; this translates as MNDALSWILDTVSSVDPVWRTLIAGVAMLLETSILLGLIVPGDTVLLVTATGVQGPAQYFGLALAAIVGALAGESIGFALGRYFGPRIRHSALGRRVGERNWARAERYLDRRGGIAVFLSRFLPVLHSLIPVTVGMSTMSYRRFISWTLPACVLWSFAYVSAGSAAAGGYREIADRLHFAGYIFVGVIAVFVLVIFIVKKLIARGEAKHMGETSDGPSTNPER
- a CDS encoding M56 family metallopeptidase translates to MGLAVLAFALAWPVPIVLARAAWPARAPGTALALWQAIALSGGLSMIGALLAFGLTPFDDNVGVASSLLSGRVLNGPLPSATGALQLVSLGGALVLGAHLILSLVSTAVTTERERHRHRALVALLSSPVKGSPGTRVLDFPAPVAYCLPGVRSITVLTEGLVRVLDAAQLRAVLAHERAHLRQYHHLVLLAFKAWNSALPWFPIANRAEKAVALLVEMLADDDARREVDDSSLATAIAIVGSPWRDGDPAITAPATDDLIPQADPETLGARVSRLLNPPAALGRGARLVVLALSVALVAAPAAVLLRLL